tatgcgccgaacaaatcattcgatttgtgtgagggctgtgatactgcccaggcgcccaaaccgaaacaggtggttttcttagggggccacacccggagccttcgacctaaagatctgatccacaaggcagtggagcatcgtgaggagatgcagtcccatggtagcgggtgaccaacgattggttcatacaacatatgttccctcaggatactggattcCATATGCACATTTGGTTTGGAATGagcgttttccaactcccctaggtgaactcgccgtgtccaccaacccggttgaagtgccggacattcacttttcatcctttcgaattcgtaaacaacacccctgccacgagatggtagtgagtaggacttctctggatATTAAATAATTCAGTATTCATAGAAATGATCATAAAGTACCTAGTGATTCTTCAATTCTACTCTTATCAATCTTTAGCCTACTTACATTATTGTATTCTTTATTTCTGTTGTTTTCAATTAAGTACTGATATTTATTCTTGAATTTATACTTTCCTGATTTTCAGGTCAATGTATTTGGTTCAGATTCAATAACAAACGCGGGTTTGAACTTTATGATCATCATAGTGATGATTGCAATAACTGGTCTAATCTCGGTTTGTCTTGTGGTCGCCATTATTTGTATTCGTAGACGATCCTCACTACAGTGGAATCGACCACAAGCATATCCACAAGCAAATGGTTTCCGTAGAGGAAGAAGTGCAGGAGATGGAGCTGAGGGTTCAATGTTCCCATTAAAACATGAGTATAATCATCCATTAGATGGTACTGGTTATATGATGAGTATTAGTCCAACTCCTTCTGATTTGGATGCACTTAAATTAGGATATCAATCTAATGGAGGTAATTATTTGGATACTTTGCATTCAGCCCCTGATATGCACCCTTATGGTTGGCATAATCCTAATTCCCCTCCTGGAGTATACTATTCAGCCAACTCAGGCCCCGGAGGTATAAATACCAATAAAAATGATACTTTCTGTTCTCTTCCTATGGATCAAAATATCTCAAATCCAATGGGAACACTCCATTTACCTTTATATGCTCCAGCTAATCGAATTACTCCTACATTCCAAACTGAATCGGGCACCTTTATGCCCTATCCAGCATACACTGTACAACCGCATTTAGTAGGGACATCTTCATGTCTAAACTTTTCTCCTTGTTCAGCAAATGGTACTGATCAAATTAGTGCACATACAAGTGCTGTAACAAGTTTCACAGAAGTACCAGGTGATTCAATagtcacaacaacaacatcaccaACAGTCGGACAAACGTTGGACGAGTTAAGAGAAACAGAAATATGCAACATAGGCTCTTGTAATTCAAGGAATACTTGTGAATGTGAACAGAATGCTCCTTCAGCTTCAAGACAATTGTATACAGTAAGCAATTAAAGTATTTGTTAGTCTTTTTCATCAACTAATTTTTGTTAAATGCTGTCCACTTCCATAGTGAAGTTTTGAATTTCTCACAACTTCCAAGATAACACTAAAAATCACTGAATGTGATATCTAAAGAAACGGTGGTATAGTCTAACGAAATATGCTGATAAATAACATACATAATTAAACACTATCTAGATCTACTTAAAAGTGAGCCAGATAACTGTCTAGAGTTTTGGCAATTTTGATTTACCATCAGTTAATTTCGCTAATCAATTGAAATAATAACtaatcattcatttcattgaGACATTCACATACATTGCCAACTGTGCAATGGTGATGAAATGTTTGAAATCTTAAACATTCCTGCTTCCTTATGTATGTAAAACATTTCATTGAGACATTCACATACATTGCCAACTGTGCAATGGTGATGAAATGTTTGAAATCTTAAACATTCCTGCTTCCTTATGTATgtaaaacattttcaaaattGAGTAAATGAAGTTTCTAATTTGTCAACAGTGTAATGGTACTATAAGCGGAATCCGACCTAAAGCCCCCCGCAGCATTGCTGGATAGTAGGAGAAACCTTGCTAACCTGAACAGTCTGCGGAGGTCGGACTAATCCACCACTCTGATGTAAATAGGATTAACTGGGTTTCATTTCCTGGGGCTGCTTAGAATCTTGCGGGCTGCCCGATGTGCATGCTTATGTATATGAATTGCATGAGTTTCGGCTCGTGTGGTTTATGTATGTACGTATTTGCAAAGGGTACGCGAGCGGGTTAGCACAAGGAACGTAAGTTGAAAAATGTCTGCCTTATGTCTAATAAAATCAGCGGCCTTATACTTCAGTCGAAGACATAATAAAAAAGTATGGTAGAAAATACTAGGCATTGGTGACCGTCAAACCTAATCCAAAATAGTGTGTATCTTTATGTGTATGTCATAAAGTGCAGGGACGAAAGTCTTTGTACCAGTAATACGCATGTAATGAGTAAGTAGCAGTTGTAACAAATACGTTCCAAAAGAGCGGTGACTGTCTACCTTCCCAGATTGGTGAATATACCTGTACGTATGCTATAGGATGCGTAGGTGAAAACTTATATGTTACCGGTGTGCATGTATTTCTTCACAGGGTAAGTATACACATTTGTATCCCAGGGGATGGATGGGTGGAAACTTATGTGTTACCGGTATTCATGTAGATCATCACTTGAACCTGGTACGTCACCCGCGCACGAAGACTTGGGGATAACGATTTCCTCATTCAGTCACATCTACGAGGTGGGTTTGTGAGCTGTAAGAAACGGAAACCATTTTCAGAAAAGCCGATATGCTTCACCTGATAGCACTTGACCAGTCTTAACATTGTCTGGAACACCATACTACAAGTGTAGTACATTGctgaattacaaaacaaacgAACAAAAAATATCCATGTTTAGTTGCATAGTAAACAACTAGGATAGAAGAGCTACTTTTTACATAGTATCATTTATTAATATCAAGAATGTACAACCACCATTTACCTTGATGAGTAATCTTGATTGGCTGAGAAGGACACTGGAAAAAAACAAGGGCACCAAAACCAAAATGTTGCATCAGTTTATGAAGTCGTTCATTACTGAAATGAGTTATATTGACAAGTGCAGGTCATCTTATTGTAATCCGTGCAATTATTATAACTATTGGATGCGAACTTTTAGTGATATAGTTCAGAATCTGTCACAGTGACTCGGACtcattcattctttatcttccttcGGATCTCAAGGttcttcattttatttcacttatccTAACCGCAATTATTCCTATTCAAACCAGAATTACTTATACTAGTTCAATATTCAAGCTTTACATTGATTATGATCAACTAATAGTAGGTATTATAATCTAAACTAGTGGTTCAACGGTCAAAACACTTGACTTCCAATTACTGGGTGGGCTGATTTGAAACTTGCTGGCCTAGCTATTTGAAACCCACCTATAATTGAACTATAGCTAttttcggtgagactataatttatggacgacctttgaatgacgctaaagtgaccttgaaagtgtccacctacttactagtgtTAAGTAAGGGTTATAAGCCagtgtgaagaattaggattatgatttaAGATTTCTATCATGAACCGActtcagctataatgccaaaactttatttagtcaaatggatgaatgaatgttgcatcaaaatccaagacttgttATCCTAAACCTTATTGATCCGTCCATAAATTACAATCTCGCTGAGTATTTTCTTATTAGAAATTTTTGTAACTTGAAAACtgtaaaaaatatattataaaatTTACAATTTATCCAAGGGATATTGATTCTTTTTCTTATTCCCTTGAGCTGTTATACTTAAAtcaattcatagttgaaatcatgagtcaatttaagctagatcatcatcgaagacctggaagcactggacggccgtttcgtcctattgtcggactcctcagcagtgcgcacccacgatctagtgggaagcagtgaccaatgaagTTCAgtcaagtctgttgtagagatatcaactcattgaagacgattggtgaacggttgctcaaacatcgtggattggttgaagttagacattaacactgttcgatgccggccggctcagtggtctatcggttaaatgctctggagcgagactggcaggtcctgtgttcgaatctcgcgagtgcgggatcgtggatgcgccctgctgaggagtcccataataggacgaaacggccttaaagcagtgcttccaggttttccattgtggtctagcttcaattaactcataatttcaactatgaaaatactgaaatctccacaaaaccccttctgatctaaatcCATTCATGTTTTCACATATGAATTCTTTCAACATTGATTAACCTTTGGCCTTTTATATTCTATTTTACGCATGACCAACCATTTTTAATGAGTGTTTTTTTTCCTATCTACTCAAGCGTACACAACATCCTTTgtttagaagaagaagaagagtaTAAAAAGTAGAGATGATTATCATTTCCTCTTTGACAAATTTCACTGACATATGTTATATACATCATTTGTATAATAGACCTATTTAGCCCTTAAAATATAGAATGAGACTATTCTGAAGAATGCTTATGTCGTAGACAGGATATAAATAaggaaattaattaattaaaattcatttatatgaGGTAAAAAGGATAGAACATTTTCTTACCCCTAAAGGATAGGAGGAAAAATTGTATGGATTTATGAAATACCTTAGGCCTTTACATATTATGATGGAGTTAAGTGTTTGAATGACATTATTTCAAAATAGTTGTTTCACGATTTAATATGgtatcttttttaaaatttactcattattatgattatggtTACTGAATTTTGAAGTACTGAGATAGTTTGTGTACTTAATGTTTACATAGAGTAGTTAAGTAGttctggtacggtcgaggggggggagagtacgctcttcctctccaaatgctctcacactgttacgcgtatatagcctctgacagggaagttcttctcactgccttctcacaccacgggtgttgtttacgaaattgagaggacgaaaagtgaatgtccggtacttcaaccgggttggtgaacacgggaagtccacctagaggagttggaaaaccctgattccaaaccaatggtgtacatgggcttcagtatcctgagggaacaaatgttgtatgaaccaatcgttggtcacccgctaccatggaactgcatctcctcacgatgctccactgccttgtggattaggcctttaggtcaaaggctccggttgtggccttctaagaaaaccacctgtttcggtttgggcactcgggcatCTGTGataattgaattattttgatcAGGTTAAGGTGTTCATATCTAcctgtctatatatatatgacagttCATGCGTTGCAGAAATGTAATAATATTAAGAACTAAGAAATTTGAAGTTAGCATTTCACAATATTCTTTGCAGACTAAACTGTTTGACagatgtgatggcgtttgaagcaaaaggtattgtgttcgagtcccagagtgaacatcaactctgagatggttagcagtggaattcagtttgacacGTGTTTCATCCCTtttaggactcgtcatctgaatgaacctgcatctcagagttgatattcacactattactcgaaccaagtaccatTCTCTTCAAGTATCATCATGTTATCTACTTGActgctgagtcctgatagtcactagCTAGTGTAAGGAAgtgaagttttaatttatttttgtattgtttgtttgaatctttcgttgatggattccactgctaaccaccatccatctctacttGTGATTTGatgcaatatcgaggcgatccgcacagaatgtacatatgccaataacagactgatcgatgttagtcctaaacatcgatgggaagattcaagcaaccaatataaaatgaatagaaaataaataacttgaaaattgtctattttgtttcatttaagTTAATACTGATAAAACTATCCTTCCagttaataatttcatttttcattatttaattatctACAAGTGTACATTTCTTATCTCCAATAAACTGACTTTCTCGATTACATCATATATCTATTTATCAATGTTAGTATATAGGATCCATCCACTTACACtaaccgataggtcctgagttcgaatctcgtgaggtgggatcgtggatgcgcactgctgaggagtcccacaataggacgagacggccttAAAGctgtgctaccaggttttcgatggtggtctagctttaattgaatcatgatctcagctaataaaatgactataatatctacaaaaacccctttctaatataaaatgatttatCTTTAAAAAGGTGTACAATTTAGACAGTGAATCAACTAGTTTTATCAAATGATAACCTTGATTAAATTAAAATGTCAAAGCTTATATTATTAGGGAATTGTTTATTGTGGTTGACATTTATGGCAGACAATTGATgttttcatcttattttgtgTTCAGTCTGCCAAATAGGACAGATGTATCAGTAAAGTATAAATGTATGGAAAGAAAGAACATTCTGGATAAATATTCCAGAGACAAATGTGTGACTAACTTGACATTTTATATCTGGCGcctataataataatggataagttattagtttgtttattttaatcaacttgtttatttttatagtgATTTTTAAAATAGGTAGTTAAGAATGGATAGCAAAGTGTAGGGGAAGGTTGTTTTGTTAAGCGTTTTAAACGATAAAGTGAAATAATTCCAATTCAGTATAACcagttcctacttactagtcttctgtcttctctcttgcgatgTTGCGGGTtcaatcgttcaagtagtcgaGTAGTACATGACATAGcgagaatcaaagctctagacaTAACAGACATAATTTGTTTGATACTTTTAGAATGAGGCTTAATGATACTACTCGGTCATTTAAGCTGAAATAGGTAGAGTTGAGTTCGAACTCATGACTTAGTGGTTGAAAGTTGAACATCTTAGACATTAAACCACCACTTCATGGGAGTGTATTATCATTGGTTGTTAAATGATCTTTACCTTAGATACTTAGTTATTTACTTGTAATTGTATTGAATCTACACCTTTCAATCAACAAGCAGACGATAACATTTGAACTTCACTATAATTTAAAAAGATCTTTTCTTTGATTCAACATTTTTTCGGTATcaatattcttatttatttatttatttaaacacattaatattggtacaaaggggtaccagatgtATATGCAAaacacaaatctca
This genomic interval from Schistosoma mansoni strain Puerto Rico chromosome W, complete genome contains the following:
- a CDS encoding cadherin-related encodes the protein MEILDREQINAYTLEIVACDSASLNPLCTELNVTITVLDENDNKPEWHYPHAHDKEVNITSDLPPGRVVARILAMDLDAGENGQVVYSLIDPHRRTVFQIDNVTGEISVVKNNLNEMIRNEEAQYALDDSVESTPLLPGVYRLRLRASDMGHPEQVTETWLQVNVFGSDSITNAGLNFMIIIVMIAITGLISVCLVVAIICIRRRSSLQWNRPQAYPQANGFRRGRSAGDGAEGSMFPLKHEYNHPLDGTGYMMSISPTPSDLDALKLGYQSNGGNYLDTLHSAPDMHPYGWHNPNSPPGVYYSANSGPGGINTNKNDTFCSLPMDQNISNPMGTLHLPLYAPANRITPTFQTESGTFMPYPAYTVQPHLVGTSSCLNFSPCSANGTDQISAHTSAVTSFTEVPGDSIVTTTTSPTVGQTLDELRETEICNIGSCNSRNTCECEQNAPSASRQLYTVSN